The segment AAAGTTGAACGTCACAGTTCCGCTGTTCGGCACTGAGACCGATCGCACCCATAACAATCCCTTCGCGCTGGCCCTAAGCTCCGACGACAAACGGTTGTATGGCATTGGGTGGACGAGCGGGTTGTTGTTTGAGTACCTCCCGGATGACGGGCCGGAAGGAAGTATCCGATCCCTGGGCGTGGCGTTCGGCGATGACACGGTGCCGGGCGTGCGCAAGGATTTGTGCATCGCGATGGCAACCGGCAACGATGGCCGCATCTACTACGCGGGCTATGGTCAAAATCGAGGACGGCTCGCCTGCTACGATCCCAAGACGGGCCGACGAACTTATCTGGGGCGCATGGCGGACGGTAGCAGCGTCATCGGGTTGGTGGATGGCCGCGGTACGGCTGGCGGAATGTGCGCTCTGAAAGACGGCACGCTGGTGGTTGCAGACTTCGATCAGAAGCAGACGTGGTACAATTGCTTTCATCCAAAGGACGTGAACTAGAACGTCCTTCGAGCGCGCAATCCGTCGACGTTCTCCAGAGGCTCGGCGTGAGGCGGAAGGGCGCCCAGAATACGAATAAAAAAAGCCCTTCGACGTACTCGCCAAAGGCGTCGAAATCACCTTCCAAAAGCCCAAGGCATCGTCACAGACCGGCCAGCTTCGGATCGATCGCAGCGGGGCTGTTCGACCTCGATCGGGCCGACGCCCGAGAGGACGGTCCGCTTGGGCAAGCGGCCGTTGCGGACCACCTGGCGGCGGCCGGCTTCATCACGCAGCTCGCGATGCGCTTCGATCCACTGGGCGACTTCGACGTCGATTGCTTGCGTCAGCATCCGCTGCGCTCCTTGCCGAAGAATGCCCGTCAGCACTTCCTGGAAACTCGTGGCTGGCACAGCCAAGGTCGAATCGTTAATCCCTCGTATGGTGTCGTACTCCCGGGGAATGTGGTCGTGAAGCAACCAAATTCAACCCCAAGTACGCCCCCCCTTTTCAACTCACCTCATCCACAACTTTTTGGTTAATGCTCCCATCAATGACGTCGGAGGCGCTACACAGCAAATAAACGCAAAAAACGCGCAAAGACCGTCAGCCATTCGATAAAAAAATTGGCACTGAAGCGGGCGACTCGTTCTGCCGAAGCCAGGGCATGGGCGCATCGACGCAATCGTCCGCTAAAAAAGGATCAGGCAAGGCACACACCGCGATTGAGGCGCGTAAATGCACATCTGGGGGGTGTCGACGACGTTTTACACAGGGCGTGCGAATTTGAAGGTCGCTAGGAGACATGTGCCCGTATGGCGGACGTGCAAACGGTGATTGCCAGCCTGTTGCAGGCGCTGATGCTTGTGCCCTAGATTCGTGTTAGCATGGGTCTGGCTTTGAAGAGAGGCGCACCGCTTTAGATCAATGCTGAATGTCAACTTCGTCCGTTAGTCAGTGGATCGCGTCCCTCAGGGATGGCAACTTCGAGATCGTCGGAAGAATATGGGAACGCTACTGCAACGACTTGGTTGCGGCGGCAAAGGGGTATCTCGCGCGCTTTCCCAATCGAACCGACGATGAGCATGACATCGCCCAGAACGTGATCATGAGTATCTATCGCGGCGCGATGGCGGGCCGGTTGAATGCCATCAAGAACCGCGACGAGCTCTGGTGGCTGCTGCTGCGACTGACGAATCACAAATGCCTCGACATGGTCCGACGCGAGATGGCGCAAAAACGGGGGGGCGGACGGGTGCGGACCGAGTCGGCGCTCCCATCTGTCGACGATACGTCCCCGCGTGCCATATTGGACCAACTGATCAGTGATGCACCATCTCCCGAATTTCTGGCGATGATGCAGGAGCAGAGCCGTCGGCTGATGGATAGCCTGAGAAACGATCAATTACGGAGCGTCGCGGTGGCAAGGATCGAAGGCTACACGATCGGCGAAATCGCTGCGAAGCATTCTTTGACTGAAAGAACCATCGAGCGAAAATTACAGCTAATTCGCAACGCTTGGACCAAGGAGCTCAGCCGTGCGAGACGAGAGTCGGATAATATCTGACAGTGACCGTATATCGCTCGATGATCAAATCGATCTGGTCTGTGACGAGTTCGAGCAACTTCTGCGTGCTGGCCAATCGCCAGACATCAGCACGCATGTCAATGCCGCCAGCCTGACCGAGCGCGGCCGGCTTTTTCTCGAGTTGTTGTTGGTTGACCGCGATTTCCGCAGCGACCAGGGGAGCTGCCCCACCTGGGACGAATACCGGCAGCGCTATCCCGAATTTGCACCCCAGATCGAAGAAGCGAGGCTGAAATCACGATCGACCGTCGAGGACGAGACGCAGCATCAGCCCTCGCCCGAAGGGCAGCAACGTCTCGGCCAATTCGTGCTTCTCGAACGACTCGGCGCGGGGGCGGTTGGCGAGGTCTGGAAGGCGCGAGACGCCGCCCTGCAGCGTGACGTGGCGATAAAAATCCCGCTCGACCGGAATTTGTCCGAATACGATCTGAATCGCTTCCTGCGCGAGGCCCGCACCGCTGGCCAGCTCAATGATCCGGGCATCGTGGCCGTGTATGAAACCGGACGGCATGGCGATATCGTGTACATTGTTTCTGCCTTTATTCCGGGACAGGACCTGCGGCTACGATTGCGACATTGGACGCCCACGCCGCGCGAGGCAGCTGATATCTGCCGCCGGATCGCAGAATCGCTGCAGCATGCCCATGACAACGGCATCGTGCATCGAGACCTGAAACCGAGCAACATCATCGTCGACAATGCGGCTCGCCCGCACATCACCGATTTCGGCCTGGCCAAATGGCGCGAGGACACGTTGGCCATGACCGTCGAAGGGGACGTCATGGGTACACCTGCCTACATGTCCCCCGAGCAGGCCCGCGGGCACGCGGCCAACGCCGACCATCGGACCGACATCTATTCCCTGGGCATGATTCTGTACGAGATGCTCACCGGGCG is part of the Pirellulales bacterium genome and harbors:
- a CDS encoding ECF-type sigma factor, which gives rise to MSTSSVSQWIASLRDGNFEIVGRIWERYCNDLVAAAKGYLARFPNRTDDEHDIAQNVIMSIYRGAMAGRLNAIKNRDELWWLLLRLTNHKCLDMVRREMAQKRGGGRVRTESALPSVDDTSPRAILDQLISDAPSPEFLAMMQEQSRRLMDSLRNDQLRSVAVARIEGYTIGEIAAKHSLTERTIERKLQLIRNAWTKELSRARRESDNI